A DNA window from Selenomonadales bacterium contains the following coding sequences:
- a CDS encoding isochorismatase family protein, protein PQGSWRRYRAKYIDIHTEPSYGEITERLAPFAREYKVFDKAGYSAYRADGFAEWTGEVARLVVCGVIAECCVLATVLEAAERGSDIICLTDAWASTSVDKLRMAEVILSEDFAPHVTLMQADDYRRENKKD, encoded by the coding sequence CCGCAGGGGTCGTGGAGGCGGTATCGGGCAAAATATATAGATATCCATACCGAACCATCGTACGGTGAGATCACAGAAAGACTGGCACCGTTTGCGCGCGAATACAAGGTGTTCGACAAGGCAGGCTATTCCGCGTATCGGGCAGACGGGTTCGCCGAATGGACAGGCGAAGTGGCGCGTCTTGTCGTCTGCGGAGTGATAGCCGAATGTTGTGTGTTGGCGACGGTGCTCGAAGCTGCCGAGCGAGGCAGTGATATCATTTGTCTGACTGATGCGTGGGCAAGCACGTCCGTTGATAAGCTTCGCATGGCAGAAGTGATACTGTCGGAGGATTTTGCTCCGCATGTGACGCTGATGCAGGCAGACGACTATCGTCGCGAGAATAAAAAAGACTGA